GAGGTTTTATACAGcttgtggataagtcaagggttatTCTGAAGAGGCAAAAGCACCAATGAAAGATTAGTGGCCTAgcatttaaaaaggccagaagcagcactACTGTGGATGAAGTAGAGGAGATTGATGCTTCTTTGCATTCTCCTGGGAAAGACTAAGTtcctgccttttgccactctactcagagaagataGTTCCATTTTGATAAAAAATGTAGAGTATTTACATTGACCTATGGAGACGTTGACCCAAGTTTTTGGTGTGAatttttgactaacatttctagactgatatatgaatatatacagCATTTTAAGTGAGGGATGAAAATGGTGTAATCCATGGGCTACATAATGTGTCTTTTGGCCCTCCTGGGTCCCTGAACCCCATTTATAAACCAAACATGTATTTTGAAAAGTTGTTTTCAGCTGAAAACAAATCACAGGGAGCACATTTCACTATTTCTGACCCTTCTTCAAAAGAACAAGAATGCTCCCCTCCCTAAAAAAGAAAGCCTACCATACTACACACTCCTAAATAGACTGGGAATGACTTCAGTCACAGATaagtattaggcttgtgcaattcggcTGGAAGGCAATCTGGTTTTGGCTTCCGAATTTCATTGGGCACCCAGAtccgttttttgggagcctcccaaaaattggctaatggaaatatctgtttttggctaggcagctgaaagatccaggaagatccaaCCAATTTGTGGcagtggggaacttacaaggctcccctttctagtcctgggatcttttcctttcttcctttcaagggagtctaaGCAATAGAGTTAAGGAAGcaccttcctgggaccctttctttGCTTACCTTCAAGTAAGTCTGGGTTTGAGCATTGAAGTTAAGGAAGCAATGTGTAAGACATGTTACAGTTTTCTTCTATtcagattggcccaacaggcTGGGCTCACAGGGACTCCCCATGCGAGCAGCATGCATCAGCCTTTTTGCGTGCCGctgatgccgaataggggaggaggaaccGTGATCGGCTGCCACGTTGTCCCGTAAAGGATGAAAAATGTGACAGCTGGGTTCTTACTGTTACGGCATCTGACCAAGTTGAACAAGCCAAATTGGCCGAAGGGAACTAACCACTCCTGAATATATGCACAATAAATATACTGGTATAGCTTACAAACCGCCCCCCCTCATTTTCTGAATGTGCCCACTCCAGTTTTAAAATCAGGCTCCCATTTCCTTACTGCAAGTACTTTATGAGGCATATCAAGGGCAGTGGACCCCTCAATTTAAGGGGACCTCTCAATTTAATTACTCAGTATTTGATTTAGGCTTATATGCTTTTGACAAATAATTGTATGATCTCAAAGCCTCATCTCCAACTAAATTATATAGGCAGGAATGAAGGGAAATTACTTGAACTTCCTCTCTCTTATTCCCATAGCTGGTCTTACTTCTGGTCAAGGGAAAGGCATTGATTTCCAAAGATAGGAAGAATGGAGAGCAGTAAAACCCCATGTCACCAGCCAATATCTCCAGACCACTTTTTCCTCGTGAGTTTCCTTCATAATTTCTAGATTTACCATGATTGTCATAAAAGGCTATCTTTTTTAATACAGAAAACACATACTGATTTCCATCTGATAAATATAAGAAGATGGGGAGAATACAGACATTCATTCATGTCATGAGATGATTAGTCCCCACAGGGAAGCTCGACATTAATTGGTTCAGGCAATGTTTCTGGTAAACGTTCCTTCAGGAAATGTTAAACATAGCTTAGCATGCTGGGAAGGCAGAGAAGTTTTAAGCTGTCATCTTCCTGTATGGACTAGCAATTAGGTCAGATAAATTATTCTCCAAAGACTGATCCAGTCTGAGAacaaaaaaaagttattattCATCATTTCCTGTTCATTCTATGGTACTATGAGGGAAATAACTCTTCCTGGAAGCTCTTACATTTTCCTGGAAGTTTCTTCCTAGAGGTTGGTTTTAGGGAGACTGAAGCTTTTATTaaatttttctccctttcctgttTCCTAAACTCCCAGTGCAAAATGCATTTCCTACTGCTGCTAATCCAAAAATATTGCACAGCTATTTTATATTTCCCTACTTAAGTGATTTCCCACAGAATGGAGATTGGGGAAGAAAGTGACAAGGATTTGGGTCCACCTGAAATAATATAGAATCTCACTCCACTGAGAGTATGACTGACAATTCAACTCAAGGTAGAGCTACCATTAAACTAATGGAAGAGGCTTTTCACaatcagaaatccaaaacagcatGAATCTGTAGtaaaagcaatatatatatatatatatcagttttAAGATACCCTCCCCCCACCTTCCATGGCATATAAActtctctaaaaatggggtgcatcttagaatcacagatgctttttaaaataaattaaaatattttctattggtttgtACTGGTGTTTGTCTTACAATGGATGATGTCTTCGAATTTAAGAATTTCAGTAAAAATTAAACCGAAAATGGCCATAGAAGGAAGAAGCACCATTCAACAGTATCAAAGGACCTTTTCACTTTCAGAATACAACACAGCACAGATACTCACCCAAGCACCCCTGCTTTTAATCTTTCCACAGCAGAAAATCTAActgtttccttctgtccttccatgGATTTTGGAACAGGACAGTTAGAATTGTGTCACAGCTAATGGCCTGGCCTGGCTGCAGTTTAGGAAAAGGTGGCAGAGCTgaaaaatgaaaaggaagaagggaggaagaaaaggagcgcaaggggagggaaagagaaaggggaaggaaggatctGTCAGTGCCAccagaaaataatataattaagaGGTATGCGTTTCATCTTATTTTTTGTCTCCTGTACCTTGGCAACACAATGACACACTTTTTTCCATAAGCTCTGGTTTATATCACCCAGGCCTGGATTCAAGATGAACCAGTGAGGAAAACCAGAATTGCAACTCAAAACAGCCTCATTTGTCATCAGTAATGTGGTTACTTCTGCAGTGACAATGAACACATTTTTCTTCATATCTAATGTGAAGCTACAAATCACCTCTACACACAACTTAGAGATACAAAAGCTGCaaacagagttttttttaatactgcatATATACTAACCCTGTTGCCCCAATATAACATATGGATGATGGCTGCTTTTGTATAACagttgtggggggtgggggggatgcATGACCAAATGAGAGGACAGAGGATAATACAAATTTGCATCAAAACTTACATGTGCTATACATGCCTGTTGCATCCTATGGTGTTCAGATGCTAACTGCTGATGGATGCTTTCAAAACCCTTCCTTGATCTCCTGTCCTATAACTCTTCATCTTTCAACCAGGGCTGGACAGCTATCCGAGCAGGATGCCTTCATAAAAATCATCATCTCCTCTGCCCATTCCCACCTGATTTATCTCTATGGCAGTACAAAGTCTAGAAAAGTATTCTTATGATATCATTTATCTGGAGACTTAAAgctgaagctggatggccatttgttgggcatgctttgattgtgtgttcctgcaaggCAGTGGATTGGACtgaatagcccttgtggtctctttcaactttatgattctgtgactggGAGAGTAGAAACTATGTTGACTTCTAGTGCAATTTCATTCCCTTGGAAATTGACAGCTGTAGGGCTGTTCCTTCTTGGGGCCTCACCACATGAAGACTTCCTTATGTTtctagatattttaaaaatcacatccCACAGAGGCCATAAAATGATGCAAGAATACTTCCAGGAATTGCCCATGGGGCTCCCATTTTAAAGTGTCAGAAACTGGTACTTTTAGAGTATAGTGTTGCCCGAATCCAGAACTCTCAATTTACTTGGAAGCAGCGAAAAGCAGGTACTTTAATGTGTGATGGCAACTGCTGGGTGTCTGTTGTACTGTTTTATGATTGTAACTATAGTGGTGATTGCTGTTGAAACAATACGTATGATGCGGAGACAGCCATTCTCTGTACAAGGAAAGGCAAGAAACACAAAGATAGAAGACAGTTTCTCCTACTTTCCTCTGCTTCCTTCCCCCATGGGTTGAGGTCCTTTGTTGCCCAAAGATGGCAGGAAAGTGACTGAGTGCATCCTTATGTCCAGACAGTGGCCAAGAGACAGGAAAAAACTACACTTGAGAGTTCCCTTTCCCCAAGCTGCTGTTGCTTAGCTGTGTTGTACAAGGAGATACCgtggccacttccacacagctatataaaatccacactgaactggattataaggcagtgtggactcagataattcaattcaaagcagatattgtggattatctgccttgatattatgggttatatgactgtgtggaagagccctgaattTCTCCTTGCACATTGTCTCCCAAAGTACATATGCTAGTATCCTATACAGACTACATATGAACAAAGGAAAGAATATTCTCAGTTATAGCACCTGAGATGTGGAATACTTTCCACACAGCAATTGCTTAGTTGAATTGATTTATCTGATTTCATTGTAGATTGTTTTGGCTACTTTTTTGTATTGATTCTATATTTtgttgctttatttatattttattgttctatgtaTACTTGTATGACAACATACTATCGGTAAGAATAACAGACACTTTAACGATGAACACCAGAGTGCTATGTTCTCAGCCAGCATATCACTGATACAGAAGGATTCGTTTGGAGGAAAAAACATTTCCATTTGATTATGGCCTAGTTACATTTTCAGGTGACAGCCCCACAGGAATCTGACACAAGGTGATTCTTACCACAGAGAACAAAGGGAACATCTGGCAGCAGTTTTCAGAGAATCTGAAGATCTGAATACAATGTTTTGGAGATGAAAGGTTCTCTGTTGACTAATTTTTGCCTGACCCCTTATGCAACCTAGACAGACAATTCTTAAAAATCTAGAAATTCGTCCCTGGTGATGAATTACTGTATATCCAATTTCATAATTGCTTTCTCACGTCTGTTATGAATAAGTATCCCTTTAGCTTACAACCATCAGTTATTTTCCTACTTAGTCTATTGTGCTGCTTATTACACTATTCCAGTGCATCCAAAATCTCAATAATTTTTATGCATTCTTTCATTTGTCATCTCTTGGATTCTTTATGTGATAATGGCATCTTATTACATagtacaacaacattttattatggtccaaaggcCCTTAAAATACACAGTAACCTAAATACTCTAGCCAACAGATCCCCTTTTATCttagaagctaaacagggtcaaccTCCTTTAATACTTGAATGGAAACTGCAAACGAATACTGGGTGTTGAAGGTtagatttcagaggaaagaagggGCAAGACCacctctgagttttccttgcccaagaaaacctagGAAACCCATGGAGTTGTTATAACTTGACAGGGCACTTAAAGGCACGGGCATGCAAACACACAGcactacaaaggaaagaaaacgaGGGAATGATTGGAATCTCCCCCAACAAACTTCCCCCAACAAACTGGACATGAAGTGGAATGAGATGTAAAACTCCTCTCCCCCTTCCCACTAAAATTCCAGACAATGACTCAACTACACCTGCATTTTGCATTTTCCAAAGCTTTTCATTCAATTGCATATTGTATGAACAGTATGGAATCAAGTTAGGCACTTTCTGTGACAGTGTTTTCTTTACTTAGAAAATGAAAGCAGAATAAATTAATGGGTCAAGTTTACAAAAATGCAGAATTGTCATTAGCATGCAAGGAGAGTTTTTAAAGAGTAAACATAGTTCTCAATCTATTTATCTCTCTGCAAACCAACTGATTCAGGTTGCAATGCTACACTCATTTACACAAAGGATGAAACCCACTATACCTAAGAAAGATttcttattgtcaaaggcttcaatggctggaatcactgggttgttgtaggttttttgtgctatatggtcatgtacctctgagaatgcctgccatagatgcaggtgaaacatcaggagagaatgcttctagaacatggccatatagcctgaaaaaactacaacaacccaagaaaataaaaaacagttACAAAAAGAGATATGAAACATATTAAAGGTTATCATTAAAATCCActccctttcaaatattttatttatcaaaGGATAAGTCCTTTATTTTACACAGAGGGCATTTGATCCACAAGGAGATCCAAATGTGCATAGCTAATGAAGACCAATCAGTAAATCAAGAATGTAGAACACTTAATTTGCATTTTTGAGAGTCTCTCAGCATCTATAGAATATTTTTCTGTACAACTGAACCACTGCATTTCCGCTTCCTCACTCCCTGTAAAGGTGTATGGAGTGCAAAGGCCAGTGTAAGATTGCAGGTTCTGCATGCTGGATGAAGCCAAGGGTCCCAAATAAAATCTGTGGCATCCTCACTTTTtataataaagtatattatatctTGTCTGCACCTATTTTACCTTAAGTGGATAATTAAAAGGAGTAAGAAGCTGAAGGAAGCGTAGGAGGGGTTGGGTAAAAAGCAGAAAGggtaaagagaaagaaagaggtgtAAAGCCAAGAGCATCAGTGACTAAAAGTGGAAAGAGATGAATATTCCTTTTTGTTTTATGACCTCATACCAGCATTGGTCATGGAAAAAACAGAAGAATCAAATCTTTGTTGGCACTTCCTGGAATCATGCTTGCAAAAGCAAGTGCTATCTGCTAGCTGGAAAatttcttttcaactgaccaagtCGTAGTACTAGCTTTAGATAAAAAGTTTGGGAAGAAACTGGAACTCAGATGTGCTTGTGAGAAGCAAGGAGTACCACCACTACTGCTACCTTTTCCTTAGCTTTTTAGGAATACAATCAGTGCAGCCTGGTTATCAGTTGTGCCCACCTTCTTGGAACCtaaatcttattattatttgcttaagGGATTACACAATTAAGCCTACATGAGCTCTTTCCACTGCTGATTACGTAGGATCTCCTTCAGTACTTTAAGCTTTAGATATGTGCCAGTCTCTCCCCATTCTCAAACATCTACTTCACTATTAATTGCCATTCAGTCTCTTCAAAGGAACAAAGGCCTTCCTAAGAACAAGTGATTATGATCTCATTTGTTTGTTAGGACCCTCAAGGAGACAATTTTGTTTCTTCTACTGCACAACCAAATCAATATGAAAGTAAAAGTATCAAACATCTAACTTATGCTCAAGGGCATAAAGGCTGCCATTTCCCAATCTCTAGCAAGACCCTTGTGATTCTGGGGAGCTTCCTCTAATTTGATAACGTCTGGGTATCCTATGCTGTAATTTAGTGTTAACAGCTACAGTCTTGATATAAGAATAGGTAATTGCACTCAAAGGACATAGCTGGTGATCGGGAGCTACCTCACTTCTTTCTCCATTACAGAATTGTAGCCAGGTGTTGCCTGGCTGCCCCATTTTCCCCTACCCTTTCCACAGCCTGTAAATAACCATGGCTACAATCCCAGAAGTTGGAAGCTGCCAGGGGAAGGGAGCTATAGATTATTACATTCTATATACcaatgattcccaaactttggtcctccaggtgttttgatcttCATCTCCCAGAAGTCATGAGTAGTTTGACTAACAGCCAGGAATTCTGAGACCTGGAGTTCAAAACATCAATAAGGCTAACATTTGGAAACCACTATTCTACACCTTTTGATGAAGAACCCTTGCCTTATGTGCTAGTCTGccagtaaaacacacacacacccatgttTCATAGTGAAGGTTACTATTGGACATTTTTTCTCTTTTACTAATAATTTTTAAACCCAAGTGACTGGTATTTCATTCAGTAATTGTCATCaccaatcatcatcatctaccCCACTTTTCTTCCAGATTGGGGCTCCCAAATTTGATCTTGTTCATTCCTTGGTGTTTATAACTCACACTCATGAGGTGTTATATAAAAAGAGATCCTTTATGTGTGCTGATATCACATTTATAAGCATAAATGTCATATTTTTGGTATAGAAATTTGTGCATATGCCTCTAAAAATATTGTTGCTGTGTACATTCAGATAATTACTGATTTATgttgaccctaaggcaaatctataaCAGGTGTTTCTtctgagatttgttcagagaggttttgcctttgccttatCCGAGGCAaacagaatgtgacttgcccaaggattACCAAGTGGGTTTGAAACTATGGTATCCCAGTGTTCTCACCCAAAACTAAAATCACTACATATTTTGGTTCTTATTACCCTCGTAAGAGAGATActtctgtttcattttgttttaaaaacgtATTAGGAATCAAAGGTTCATCTTGTACATTTGCTTTAATCATTTTGAAAATGATTCCTGAATGAATTTCTCAAGTTTGAGGGTAAACCAACTTTGAGtaagagccagtgtgatgtaaaTATTAGAACAGAGCTCaaggagaccagagttcaaagcTTTACACATCTGTGAAAATCCAGTGATTGATCCTGGGAAAATTACTCTCTCTCAGACACAAATGAAGACAATGGCAAcactcctctgaagaaatcttgtcaagaaacccctgtgattgGTTTTCCTTATGGTCACCATCAATTTCAAGaagtcttgctaagaaaacctcatgatagggttGCTGTACATTGGAGCTGACTTAAAGGCACTTAACCACAAACCCTAATTTATTTGAGTATTCTCTATCAGTAGATGCTTGGCCCATAAAATTGTCTACAAAGCTTGTGCCACTTAAACATTTCACATGAATTCAGAATCAAAATAGATGTTATTCAGTTTCAGTCCTTTTACTACCATCAGAACAATATTATTGAGCCTGCAAGGTCACTCAGAAACATCTTACCTTTCCAAGCTGTCTCGGACAAGAGAATTTCCCTTTTCATCCACTGTATGCAGCTGTAGAGAATTATTCTCCAGTTTACACTGTGCCTGATTAAAGGTCTTGTCCCTCATCTCCTGGTTGAGAGGGATTTTTCTGGTTTCTGGTACCACCTTCCTACATCGGAGCAACCTCTGATAAGCTGTTCGGAAGTCCCTGTTCAGTGCAGCATACAAGATAGGGTTCAAGGCTGAATTGGCATACCCAAGCCACACGACAATAGTCAGTAATGTTTCATATACTGCACCCTGTATGCCCCGGTACATGAACACTGTAAAATAAGGAAACCAGCAGATAATGAAGGCTCCCATCACAGCAGCAAGGGTCACAGTGGCTTTGTGTTCCTTCAAAGTTGGCAATGCATTTCTAGCATTCGTGCAGCAGCTGGTGTAGTTGATTCTCTGTGCTTGTTCCCTGGCTATTTTGAATATACGGTAGTATGTAATGCACATGACAACCAAAGGGAGGTAAAAAGTAAGCAAGCCATCCACTAGTACATAGAGAGCATTGACCTCAAGCATGCATTCCTGTTTTCTATCCATGACATGTGTATTCTGGATAGTTGTATTATTGGTATTCCAGCCCAAATGAATGGGCAGGAAGGAGACCATGAGTGACACTACCCAGATAAGGATCAGAGCTACACCTGCCCGGAAGGGAGTGACCACGGAATGGTAGCGGAGAGGTGCTGTGATGGCATAGTAGCGGTCAAGGCTAATCACGAAGAGGTTGAGGATGGAGGCCGTGCACAGCATGACATCTAAGCTGATGTAGATATTGCACCAAGTAATGCCCATGGACCATGTATGGGAAGAGATCTCATATGTAGCTGAAAAGGGCATCACCAATAAGCCCAGTAGCAGATCTGTGAAGGCCAGGGAGACAATGAAGCAGTTGGTCAGGCTGCGGAGCCTTCGATTTAAACAGACTACAAGGCACACCATAACATTGCCACAAACAGTCACAACCACGAGGACTGTAAGGGTAATCCCAATCAGCACCTGGTGGAGAGAACTGTCTGTAACATTTGTAGAATTCATGATGACAAGAGAAACAACTCCTGTTTTTACTTCATGCAGATTTACATGACAGTGGCCTCGGAAAGAACTGCTATGTTAGATTCTAATTTATCTGCATTCTTCTATTTTCCCCCTATCAGTCCCTATAAACTGTGACAAAATGCATTTCCTCAGCAAGAGAAATCCAATACCATCTCTGATTATATATCTGTAGGAAGACTGGTATGGCTAAACAAGTCCTCATCTCATTCATTCTGCTCCAGAAGGATCCAAGAAAAGTATTGTGCTGAACATAATGAAACTCTCCTGTTCGCAACGTTCCACCAAGAGTTTCTTTTGGAAATCTGATGCCAGCCTCGATCTCTTATAGTTCCTGATTTAGCAGGTTTCCTCTCATGTTTCTTATGTTCTAGCCAGTTCTTTTGGTTTTGTCTCACCCTTTTCTTCACCTTCTTTTTCCTGCTTTCACAGTAATCATTGGGACATATTAAGTGATGTGATACGTTAGAAACTGCACTCGGTTTCATAGGTCAGGCCAAAAACGAATTGGTAGAGTCCCAGCTGTGTTACTCTTGGACAATTTCTCCACTTACATATCTTGAAGGTAAATTAGAATAACTGAAGAGAAACAAGATGGATACTCCTTCTTGGACAAAATCTGTAAGAAAAAATAGAGTTAGGTGATATGAATGGGATTCAGGGAGCTATGTTATATCAGGTCAGAAAGACATTTAAGCAGTAGCTTTCAAAAGTGTCAGATAGGAAGGGTCTTTCCCATCACCTGCTACTGATCTTCCCTAATTTAGCTTGAACATAGAGCACCGTATCCATTTATGCACAAACTGAATTCCTTTCCCCTATGTTCTAAGTAGAACTTGGAAACTTccatttttggattacaactccaagAATCCATCCATGACACTGGTCCTAAGAAGCAGGTAAAGATTTTTGTTTATGAACCCTTAGGTGACAGCTCAGTGAAGCATCCTTGATATCCCTAAACTTCCCCAAACTGCAAAGGGACGCATCACAGCAggctcatctcatctcatctcaatTCATCTCATCTCATcgcagtctctcaagttgctcctgacacggaaaaaaaaccctcatctcATCTCACCCAGTCTGTTTATACTTTCAGTTGCATCACTATGGTTACTGATCACATCAGCCATGGCTGAGATGGGGCTAAACCAAAGGCTGAGATCAGATAAATATGTAGGACCAGCAATCTGCTCAAGGTTATGGAGCACGCCCACACAGTGTGTGTCCTGATTATATTTTGGATAAGAGTAATGAAGGAGGATAACAGCAATTACTTAATTACTTTAAGAAATTATATACtatgacaggcatgtagccgggggggggggggggggggggcggctcagGGGACTTCAGTCCCATCCCCGTCCCCCCTAAATTCTTATGGTGgctcgtgaaaaggccttactggtgcattatttaaactgttatgtttattcatatcatgatctgatcaccatactcaatatatcccatatgcatgggggtattggggtaatgatacaaatgatagaccctctttcactcagactcagccccccccgaaactcagccccccccaaacccgccccctgaaaaaaattcagccccccccccctgaaacgaaatcctggctacgggcctgtactaTGATCACCATGAAGGAGATATTCCAGAGCACTGCCACCATCCATGGATACccaaaacagaaaataatagaGAATACTATATTATGACTAGGGAAGTATATATCAGAATaacattggaggatctagagatgctGACAAACACTTCATTTGTAGATTTCTTAGGTACTCCAGTGCTATTATCTCATATACCTGGCAGGAGGAATACCATAGAAGTGCACTAGAcaagcccacaaacacttctggagGGAATATTTTTGCAACATTGCTAAGTGAAACCTTAGATAACAAGGTAAGGGGGCAGGCTGTATTTCTATATACAGAAATGTTGCATTAAGTTTATTATTTCTTAACCTCTGTCTTCCATTTTGTCCATGGGTATATTGGTGATGTTAATGCAACACAGGTACACATTTACAATAAAATAGTTCAGAAAAATTACACTGATGGCTGCAGCTCCTGAAATCCTGCAGCTAGCATGACCATTAGCATGTAGAGCAACTGGAGGAAGCAGCTGAAGAAAACAATGGAAAGGAACAGCACTGTTGATGCTAAAAATGACAAGTGTGTATTGaacgttttaaaaaaaacataattagGCACATATAAATGTGGAAAGGTagcaatgcttttgagctgctctgaatcccccccctcccccggtggttgagatgggcggggtaaaaatactgtaaataaataaataaataaataaataatactttttctgcatggcaggggttggactggatggcccatgtggcctctttcAATGCTATGGTTCTAtggtaatttatttatatatttatttagcaCCATCAATACACATATTTTTCACAAAGCAATGCCTTATTacttttgtatatgtgtataagtcTGTAATTTAATACACCAATTTATACTGCACATTTCCAACAAGAATGTTGttaaatgcagcatttttcttcttttgcctGCCACCTCATAAGAAGAATAAGTTCAAACTGAAGCAAACCAGTCAATGATCTAGAACGATTTCAAAAGTGATCATGAACGAAGTGATTAATTAAGAACTGAGCTTCACCTACAGAAACAGAAGATACGActccatttaaaaaaacccccagatatttatggttgtaaaccgatTTTCTATAAATGTAATatggaaaacaaagcaaatgtttattattaaaatggcaaaaaagccCCAAATCATTACCTGTAATGAGAGTTGGGGAAGCAAACAATCTTTTTTCTAAACATAACTGGATATGTTTTGAAAGTGATTTAATTTTTATAATCAACAGAACTGCAGAAAGCATTTATTTTCTTTGATCTCCAGTGCCCCTCTTCCTCTGGAATATTGGACATTATTATAaacataaattatttttttaatgtataatttcccttgtgtataagttgagggctggtttaggggccaaaattatagattttgatatgccTTCTGGAAAAGTTGAgtatcattccatggagaggggaaagcattaaTGCAACCTCAGAGGCCAGAAGCCTCTGACCACCACCACAATCTTCCTATCGAGGCATTAAAAAAGCCAGAAGTGATGTTATGGCAGAGAAAATAGAGGGTTGGTGTGTCCTTTGAGATGGGTcatgctcttgccttttgccactctattcagaAAAGGgggttgtttctttcttttctttttttttataagagttaaggtaaagTACTGAC
This genomic interval from Anolis sagrei isolate rAnoSag1 chromosome 2, rAnoSag1.mat, whole genome shotgun sequence contains the following:
- the HRH2 gene encoding histamine H2 receptor → MNSTNVTDSSLHQVLIGITLTVLVVVTVCGNVMVCLVVCLNRRLRSLTNCFIVSLAFTDLLLGLLVMPFSATYEISSHTWSMGITWCNIYISLDVMLCTASILNLFVISLDRYYAITAPLRYHSVVTPFRAGVALILIWVVSLMVSFLPIHLGWNTNNTTIQNTHVMDRKQECMLEVNALYVLVDGLLTFYLPLVVMCITYYRIFKIAREQAQRINYTSCCTNARNALPTLKEHKATVTLAAVMGAFIICWFPYFTVFMYRGIQGAVYETLLTIVVWLGYANSALNPILYAALNRDFRTAYQRLLRCRKVVPETRKIPLNQEMRDKTFNQAQCKLENNSLQLHTVDEKGNSLVRDSLERNLNPACDKTSSAIVSCYQSFWLAKILPKRGVWIPVFEEPGANAQKTRQSSAQHRDIYCIVS